ATTGGTGCCGTAGTACTCAAGACAGCGAGAACCCTGAATTCTGAAGCCCGGCTTTTCGAAAAAGCCGGGCTTCTTTTGTATCGATCGCCTGCCACCCACATTCAGTGGGTCAGTATGGCAATTCCAAACGCTGTCTCTACAATTTCACGGCAATGACACGTGATTCCCAGCAGGTCCCAACCTCGCTTGCTGAACTGACTGCGTTAATTAAAGCTGCACCGGGGTTTGCCGACGTCCTTAAGGCACTCGAATCCGGCCAAAGCGGCGCGATTGATGGAGCTTGGGGTTCGTCATGCGCGCTAAGTGTGGCTGCTTTGGCCCGGGCGGCTCCGGCAAGCACCTGGCTGGTGGTGGTGCCCAGCGTTCGCGACATCGACGACTTCTACGATCAGTTGGCGGAATTCCTGCCGTCGGACGCAGAAACCAAGCAGTTTCCTGCCTGGGAAACGCTGCCCGATGAACACGACGTGACCGACAGCGTGTTTGCCGCGAGGCTGGGAGCGGTGCGGTTCCTGAATGAAACTGGAGGGCAGAAAGAGGAAAGCCGAAGCGATGCGGCAGCCGCAGACCAGCAGTCGGCTGTGGCCGCTGATCCGTGGCATTTTTCGGCGGACACCAGCGAGCCGCTGCCTGGTGCGTCCGAAGTGGAGCTCGCCAAAGAGCCGACGCCGCCGAACTCTCAGAGGAAATCCGCGAATGCAGGTCCCGCGCTAATCGTGACGTGTCTGCCCGCACTGCTGCAGCCCGTCCCCGCTCGCGCTGACATTGAGGGAGCGACGCGTCGGATCAAGGTCGGCGACGAATTATCCCTGGAACCGCTCCTCGACTGGCTGATCGAACGCAGCTTCGACCGTGTAACTGCCGTCGAATTGCCGGGGGAGTTCTCTGTTCATGGCGGCATCCTGGATATCTATCCGCCGACCGAACCTGATCCCATTCGTATCGAACTGTTTGGTGACGAAGTCGAATCGATTCGTAGCTTCGACGTGGAAACTCAGCGACGACTAAACGATTTGGACGAAGTCGCCGTTGTCGCTCCCAAGCCGGTGAAGCCCCCCGACAAGCCTTCGCCAGGCGACAGCCTTCGTCCTCATACAGCGATCGCAACCGCCACCGAATCGCTGCTCGATTCGCTGCCGAAGGACACGGTCGTGGTTCTCAGCGACATGGCTCAGGCGATCAGTGAAGGCAAGATGTATCTGCAGCGGCTGTCCAATCCGATAGGTATGTTCAGCGTCGACGCCACGATGGCGCGACTGACAGATTTTCCTTCTGTCACGATTGATGGTCTGGGAGCCGACAGTTACGAGACGTCGTGTCATCTGAAAATTGAAGCCGTCGAACGCTTCGCCAGCACGGGGCGCGACGCCCTGCCCGACCTCGCCGAATCACTCGGGCCAAACGATCGAGTTCTGTTGTCGTGCCACAACGAAGGCGAAAAAGAACGACTGGTCGAACTGATCGCGGAAACGGATGCGTCGGAAGGCCTGACTCTCAGCGAACGCATCTCGCTGTGCGTTGGCCGAGTCTCAAACGGCTTCCGCTTTGTCGAACGTGGCCTGATGGTCATCAGCGACAACGAACTGTTTTCGCGATCGCAGGCACGCAAGGTCAAGTCACGGCGCAAATCCGCTGACACTCGCGCGATCGATACGTTTTTGGATCTGAAGGACGGTGATCTTGTCGTTCACGTCAGCCAGGGGATCGCGAAGTATCGCGGCATGGCTTTGATGGACAACGAAGGGGAAAAGGAAGAGCACCTGCTGTTGGAATTTCGCGACAGCCTGATCGTGTACGTGCCGGCGTCGCTGATTCATCTGGTGCAAAAATATATCGGCCCGGCCAAGTCGATGCCCGAACTGTCAAAGTTTGGCGGCACGGCGTGGGAAAAGAAGAAGGGCAAAGTTGCCGAAGCCGTCATCGACATGGCGTCCGACATGTTGAAACTTCAGGCCGAACGCAATTCGAAGCCGGGCCTGCAGTGCCAGCCGGATTCGCACATGCAGCAGGAATTCGAGCAGGCGTTTCCGTTCACGCCAACAGTCGATCAGGTGACCGCAATTTCGGACTTCAAAGAGGACATGCAGCGCATCCGTCCGATGGACCGTCTGATCTGCGGCGACGTTGGTTTCGGTAAAACTGAAGTCGCCATGCGAGCCGTCTTTAAAGCGGTCGACAATGGACGTCAGGTGGCCGTGTTGGTGCCCACAACCGTGCTGGCCGAACAGCACTTCCGCACGTTCAGCGAACGCATGGCCGAATTCCCGGTCAGCGTTGAAATGCTGTCGCGGTTTCGGTCGGCGGGCGAACAGAAAAAGATTATCGAGAAGCTTGGTAAGGGCGAAATCGATATCGTCATTGGCACGCATCGCCTGGTATCGAAGGACGTGAAGTTCCGTGATCTCGGACTGCTGGTCATCGATGAAGAACAGAAATTTGGCGTGAAGGTTAAGGACCGCCTGAAGCATCTGCGGCTGGAAGTCGACATTCTGACGCTGACTGCCACGCCGATTCCACGAACGCTGCACATGTCGCTGTTGGGTATCCGCGACATCAGCAGCCTCACGACACCGCCCCGCGATCGTATGCCGATTGAAACGCGAGTTGGCCGGTTTGACGAATCGCTGATTCGCAGTTCGATCATTCGGGAACTGAACCGAGGCGGGCAGGTTTACTTCGTTCACAATCGAGTTCACGACATTCAACGGATTGCTGATCTCCTGCGGCAGATCGTCCCGGAAGCAACACTCACGATTGCCCACGGCCAAATGACGCCGGACGAATTGGAGATCGCGATGCTGGACTTCGTGGCTGGCAAGGCGGACATTCTTCTGGCCACGACGATCATCGAAAGTGGTCTGGACATTCCCAATGCCAACACCATGATCATTCATCAGGCGGACATCTACGGTCTGGCGGACCTGCATCAGTTGCGTGGTCGAGTCGGCCGCGATCGGCATCGAGCGTACTGCTACCTGATGCTGGAAGAGGGCAAGGTCGTCACCACCAAAGCGACTCGCCGCCTGAAAGCGATCGAAGAATACAGCGAACTGGGTGCCGGATTCCGCATCGCTATGCGAGACCTTGAAATCCGCGGTGCAGGTAACATTCTCGGCACCGAACAAAGCGGAAATATCGCGGCGGTCGGCTACGAATTATATTGTCAGCTTCTTGAGAATTCCGTTCGCACACTCAAAAAACAACCGCTGCGATATCAAACTCATGTGAAGATCGAACTTCCTGTCTCGGCCTTTATTCCGGATCGTTACATTTCAGAACAGAAGTTGAAGATCGAAGTTTATCGCCGACTCTCCCAGGCGAATTCTCTGCAACAACTGGCTGAACTGGAAGAAGAACTTCGCGACCGCTTTGGCCCCGTTCCCACACCCGCCAAACGCATGATTCGGTTGCGGGAACTGAACCTGAGAGCCCTCGCCTGGAAGATCGAGAACGTTCGCCTGGAGGATGGGTACGCCGTGTTTCGGTATCGTGATGTGAAAATGATTAAGGTGCTTAGCTATCTGCATAAAGGCCACTTACGAGTTGTCGATCAACACGACGCCTACTGGCCACTGGAGGCTCGAGAAGAAGACGGCACCGCCGTCATGGAAGAACTGATCAAAGCCCTGTCCGAAGCCGAACCACCAGTGCCCGAATAGCCGGGCCGCCCCGGCGGGCGATTGGCGTTGTGGTTGGGTGACGGTGTGGAAGCTGAATCGCCGGCGTTGCTCACGTTGTTCGCGGGAGGCCGGGCTGCCCCGGCGGGCGATTGGCGTTGTGGTCGGGTGACGGTGTGGAAGCTGAATCGCTGGCGTTGCTCTCGTTGTTCGCGGGAGGCCGGGCTGCCCCGGCGGGCGATTGGCGTTGTGGTCGTGTGACGGTGTGGAAGCTGAATCGCTGGCGTTGCTCTCGTTGTTCGCGGGAGGCCGGGCTGCCCCGGCGGGCGATTGGCGTTGTGGTCGTGTGACGGTGTGGAAGCTGAATCGCCGGCGTTGCTCACGTTGTTCGCGGGAGGCCGGGCTGCCCCGGCGGGCAATTGGCGTTGTGGTCGGGTGACGGTGTGGAAGCTGAATCGCTGGCGTTGCTCTCGTTGTTCGCGGGAGGCCGGGCTGCCCCGGCGG
This DNA window, taken from Fuerstiella marisgermanici, encodes the following:
- the mfd gene encoding transcription-repair coupling factor, giving the protein MTRDSQQVPTSLAELTALIKAAPGFADVLKALESGQSGAIDGAWGSSCALSVAALARAAPASTWLVVVPSVRDIDDFYDQLAEFLPSDAETKQFPAWETLPDEHDVTDSVFAARLGAVRFLNETGGQKEESRSDAAAADQQSAVAADPWHFSADTSEPLPGASEVELAKEPTPPNSQRKSANAGPALIVTCLPALLQPVPARADIEGATRRIKVGDELSLEPLLDWLIERSFDRVTAVELPGEFSVHGGILDIYPPTEPDPIRIELFGDEVESIRSFDVETQRRLNDLDEVAVVAPKPVKPPDKPSPGDSLRPHTAIATATESLLDSLPKDTVVVLSDMAQAISEGKMYLQRLSNPIGMFSVDATMARLTDFPSVTIDGLGADSYETSCHLKIEAVERFASTGRDALPDLAESLGPNDRVLLSCHNEGEKERLVELIAETDASEGLTLSERISLCVGRVSNGFRFVERGLMVISDNELFSRSQARKVKSRRKSADTRAIDTFLDLKDGDLVVHVSQGIAKYRGMALMDNEGEKEEHLLLEFRDSLIVYVPASLIHLVQKYIGPAKSMPELSKFGGTAWEKKKGKVAEAVIDMASDMLKLQAERNSKPGLQCQPDSHMQQEFEQAFPFTPTVDQVTAISDFKEDMQRIRPMDRLICGDVGFGKTEVAMRAVFKAVDNGRQVAVLVPTTVLAEQHFRTFSERMAEFPVSVEMLSRFRSAGEQKKIIEKLGKGEIDIVIGTHRLVSKDVKFRDLGLLVIDEEQKFGVKVKDRLKHLRLEVDILTLTATPIPRTLHMSLLGIRDISSLTTPPRDRMPIETRVGRFDESLIRSSIIRELNRGGQVYFVHNRVHDIQRIADLLRQIVPEATLTIAHGQMTPDELEIAMLDFVAGKADILLATTIIESGLDIPNANTMIIHQADIYGLADLHQLRGRVGRDRHRAYCYLMLEEGKVVTTKATRRLKAIEEYSELGAGFRIAMRDLEIRGAGNILGTEQSGNIAAVGYELYCQLLENSVRTLKKQPLRYQTHVKIELPVSAFIPDRYISEQKLKIEVYRRLSQANSLQQLAELEEELRDRFGPVPTPAKRMIRLRELNLRALAWKIENVRLEDGYAVFRYRDVKMIKVLSYLHKGHLRVVDQHDAYWPLEAREEDGTAVMEELIKALSEAEPPVPE